A window of the Acanthochromis polyacanthus isolate Apoly-LR-REF ecotype Palm Island chromosome 10, KAUST_Apoly_ChrSc, whole genome shotgun sequence genome harbors these coding sequences:
- the LOC127535908 gene encoding zinc finger protein OZF-like isoform X1 — MVDHEDPEPPRITDQQEEFCTSQDQSNPEISQIKMEQEELCTSLDQLNPGLPQIKVEQDELCSSQEEELIGLKQETDTFEVTPADEESDHSEPKPNSDQLLFHISCVAESPDQEGCKDVDSGSTRCIELKPRHQSNNSHSNDVDNAPTSARQCDNDKATKSATCKVCGKAFSCKSDLIKHHKTHTGEKPYSCETCGKSFSQRVHLTVHMRCHTGEKPYVCGTCEKSFSQRTSLTDHMRLHTGEKPYSCGTCGKSFSKRVHLTVHMRCHTGEKPYVCGTCEKSFSQRTSLTDHMRCHTGEKPYSCGTCEKSFSQRTSLTDHMRLHTGEKPYSCGTCEKSFSQRTSLTEHMRRHTGEKPYVCHICGKRFSGSSAHNRHMAVHKMGKPYSCGTCGKSFSRQDHLTVHLRRHTGEKPYSCGTCGKSFKYSYQLKAHMRIHTAEKS, encoded by the coding sequence atggtggaccatgaggacccagagcctccACGGATTACAGATCAGCAGGAGGAATTCTGCACCAGtcaggaccaatcaaacccagagatttctcaaattaaaatggaacaggaagaattgtgcaccagtctggaccaattaaacccagggttaccacaaattaaagtggaacaggatgaactctgctccagtcaggaggaagagttaattggattgaaacaggagactgatacctttgaggtgactcctgctgatgaggaaagtgaccacagtgaaccaaaaccaaacagtgatcagctcctgtttcacatctcttgtgtagctgagagcccagatcaggaaggatgcaaggatgtagactcaggatcaactagatgtatcgagctgaaaccaagacatcagagtaacaacagtcacagtaatgatgtagacaatgctccaacatcagcgagacagtgtgataatgacaaggcaaCAAAATCTGCAACTTGCAAagtctgtggaaaagcttttagttgtaaatcagatttaatcaaacatcacaaaacccacacaggtgagaagccatattcttgtgaaacctgtggaaaaagcttcagtcaacgggtCCATTTGACTGttcacatgagatgtcacacaggtgagaagccgtatgtttgtggaacctgtgaaaaaagctttagtcaacggacctctttgactgaccacatgagacttcacacaggtgagaagccatattcttgtggaacctgtggaaaaagcttcagtaaaCGGGTCCATTTGACTGttcacatgagatgtcacacaggtgagaagccgtatgtttgtggaacctgtgaaaaaagctttagtcaacggacctctttgactgaccacatgagatgtcacacaggtgagaagccatattcttgtggaacctgtgaaaaaagctttagtcaacggacctctttgactgaccacatgagacttcacacaggtgagaagccatattcttgtggaacctgtgaaaaaagctttagtcaacggacctctttgactgaacacatgagacgtcacacaggtgagaaaccatatgtttgtcacatttgtggaaaaagattttctggttcatcagcacataataggcacatggcagttcacaaaatgggaaaaccatattcttgtggaacctgtggtaAAAGCTTTAGTCGACAGGACCATTTGACTGTCCACTtgagacgtcacacaggtgagaagccatattcttgtggaacctgtggaaaaagctttaaataTAGTTATCAATTAAAagcccacatgagaatccacacagctgagaagtcctga
- the LOC127535908 gene encoding zinc finger protein OZF-like isoform X2: MVDHEDPEPPRITDQQEEFCTSQDQSNPEISQIKMEQEELCTSLDQLNPGLPQIKVEQDELCSSQEEELIGLKQETDTFEVTPADEESDHSEPKPNSDQLLFHISCVAESPDQEGCKDVDSGSTRCIELKPRHQSNNSHSNDVDNAPTSARQCDNDKATKSATCKVCGKAFSCKSDLIKHHKTHTGEKPYSCETCGKSFSQRVHLTVHMRCHTGEKPYVCGTCEKSFSQRTSLTDHMRLHTGEKPYSCGTCGKSFSKRVHLTVHMRCHTGEKPYSCGTCEKSFSQRTSLTDHMRLHTGEKPYSCGTCEKSFSQRTSLTEHMRRHTGEKPYVCHICGKRFSGSSAHNRHMAVHKMGKPYSCGTCGKSFSRQDHLTVHLRRHTGEKPYSCGTCGKSFKYSYQLKAHMRIHTAEKS, translated from the exons atggtggaccatgaggacccagagcctccACGGATTACAGATCAGCAGGAGGAATTCTGCACCAGtcaggaccaatcaaacccagagatttctcaaattaaaatggaacaggaagaattgtgcaccagtctggaccaattaaacccagggttaccacaaattaaagtggaacaggatgaactctgctccagtcaggaggaagagttaattggattgaaacaggagactgatacctttgaggtgactcctgctgatgaggaaagtgaccacagtgaaccaaaaccaaacagtgatcagctcctgtttcacatctcttgtgtagctgagagcccagatcaggaaggatgcaaggatgtagactcaggatcaactagatgtatcgagctgaaaccaagacatcagagtaacaacagtcacagtaatgatgtagacaatgctccaacatcagcgagacagtgtgataatgacaaggcaaCAAAATCTGCAACTTGCAAagtctgtggaaaagcttttagttgtaaatcagatttaatcaaacatcacaaaacccacacaggtgagaagccatattcttgtgaaacctgtggaaaaagcttcagtcaacgggtCCATTTGACTGttcacatgagatgtcacacaggtgagaagccgtatgtttgtggaacctgtgaaaaaagctttagtcaacggacctctttgactgaccacatgagacttcacacaggtgagaagccatattcttgtggaacctgtggaaaaagcttcagtaaaCGGGTCCATTTGACTGttcacatgagatgtcacacag gtgagaagccatattcttgtggaacctgtgaaaaaagctttagtcaacggacctctttgactgaccacatgagacttcacacaggtgagaagccatattcttgtggaacctgtgaaaaaagctttagtcaacggacctctttgactgaacacatgagacgtcacacaggtgagaaaccatatgtttgtcacatttgtggaaaaagattttctggttcatcagcacataataggcacatggcagttcacaaaatgggaaaaccatattcttgtggaacctgtggtaAAAGCTTTAGTCGACAGGACCATTTGACTGTCCACTtgagacgtcacacaggtgagaagccatattcttgtggaacctgtggaaaaagctttaaataTAGTTATCAATTAAAagcccacatgagaatccacacagctgagaagtcctga
- the LOC127535908 gene encoding zinc finger protein 239-like isoform X3, translating to MVDHEDPEPPRITDQQEEFCTSQDQSNPEISQIKMEQEELCTSLDQLNPGLPQIKVEQDELCSSQEEELIGLKQETDTFEVTPADEESDHSEPKPNSDQLLFHISCVAESPDQEGCKDVDSGSTRCIELKPRHQSNNSHSNDVDNAPTSARQCDNDKATKSATCKVCGKAFSCKSDLIKHHKTHTGEKPYSCETCGKSFSQRVHLTVHMRCHTGEKPYVCGTCEKSFSQRTSLTDHMRLHTGEKPYSCGTCGKSFSKRVHLTVHMRCHTGEKPYSCGTCEKSFSQRTSLTEHMRRHTGEKPYVCHICGKRFSGSSAHNRHMAVHKMGKPYSCGTCGKSFSRQDHLTVHLRRHTGEKPYSCGTCGKSFKYSYQLKAHMRIHTAEKS from the exons atggtggaccatgaggacccagagcctccACGGATTACAGATCAGCAGGAGGAATTCTGCACCAGtcaggaccaatcaaacccagagatttctcaaattaaaatggaacaggaagaattgtgcaccagtctggaccaattaaacccagggttaccacaaattaaagtggaacaggatgaactctgctccagtcaggaggaagagttaattggattgaaacaggagactgatacctttgaggtgactcctgctgatgaggaaagtgaccacagtgaaccaaaaccaaacagtgatcagctcctgtttcacatctcttgtgtagctgagagcccagatcaggaaggatgcaaggatgtagactcaggatcaactagatgtatcgagctgaaaccaagacatcagagtaacaacagtcacagtaatgatgtagacaatgctccaacatcagcgagacagtgtgataatgacaaggcaaCAAAATCTGCAACTTGCAAagtctgtggaaaagcttttagttgtaaatcagatttaatcaaacatcacaaaacccacacaggtgagaagccatattcttgtgaaacctgtggaaaaagcttcagtcaacgggtCCATTTGACTGttcacatgagatgtcacacaggtgagaagccgtatgtttgtggaacctgtgaaaaaagctttagtcaacggacctctttgactgaccacatgagacttcacacaggtgagaagccatattcttgtggaacctgtggaaaaagcttcagtaaaCGGGTCCATTTGACTGttcacatgagatgtcacacag gtgagaagccatattcttgtggaacctgtgaaaaaagctttagtcaacggacctctttgactgaacacatgagacgtcacacaggtgagaaaccatatgtttgtcacatttgtggaaaaagattttctggttcatcagcacataataggcacatggcagttcacaaaatgggaaaaccatattcttgtggaacctgtggtaAAAGCTTTAGTCGACAGGACCATTTGACTGTCCACTtgagacgtcacacaggtgagaagccatattcttgtggaacctgtggaaaaagctttaaataTAGTTATCAATTAAAagcccacatgagaatccacacagctgagaagtcctga